The Sphaerospermopsis torques-reginae ITEP-024 genome has a window encoding:
- a CDS encoding hybrid sensor histidine kinase/response regulator: MQPEQQQRILGYFIEEARDHLNTIEQGLLNLQETLNDPEMINEVFRAAHSIKGGAAMLGLSSIQHTSHRLEDSFKVLKEQRVDVDQKLESLFLSVSDTLKALLDNLGSPFGLSEETANTLMTATEPLFAELNQHLEKLLQSGVGSVPTPPPKQDVVPPVSTQKPPVASQNNWSDFQSHVLQSLREMLQLFKQSSTPSSRENLQSCCQQLLKLGEKFNLPNWSKLCQSANNAIANPDNSYLTLAKIIITEIKQAQELVIQGKEAEITISQELEALELIPELELLELNWAEEQPQPITDANDTLEIQEVHTDNVLDNSTIVAPIEEFDIAVDTSIQDFDSLPEIARDDTDVNAFSLNSLFTENDEEILNFSGDITNLNGLEVGIAELNTLEDLFQGESPDFETWEQEQIPDTTINQLGTGDTQVEDSDHDLAELLSLDNNISSEEIQSPVNNLAEDFILFDETFLEENSELQNQTITAKTPPTSELPTTDIDFNLELFLPDITEDLTVSSPSAPEYDLNSFWTEMDSEPAQLNAAELEQDVAKELEESLFAGFGQTVADSQHSSNLNFYLEDFDFTENQQQEIGDSWLTSGGDDLFADLANSHSTSPTADNDQVLLPEIDSFSQQPAAMNLIAEFTVPSAQTNADLELDIELDIFAGFDDNSNDDVSLSWEKITVIQSIEDHQETTKTTINDFHLIEEKQPELLEQDVSENLGIDIDLCLDIDLPELGLEQEEITTDVFDQPPLTLPLTLEAANSQLLELESTATNTAENAVDELAELEVFNTSQNAVDELAELETTATNTSENAVDEFAELEALLDEEKLETPNPDSIPDADFAALEALLGTDIAPVAEIPQTPPKLSQPVATKAENIAASSDIPDEFKDLEELLKEVDQTINATGRNVKSNTSKVPRPATRRVREESMKIPVKQLDEMSNLVGELVVNRNTLEQDHERLRQSLDNLLIQIQHLSDVGARMQELYERSLLEASLLKSRRAREKGDNSSNDRGFASEEMDEFTEFHLLAQETIEYIVRVRESASDIDFVTEETERVARQFRQVTSQLQEGITKARMVPFAQAVERLRRGVRDNGIKYGKQVELMTEGADTLVDKMILDHLTDPLTHMLNNAISHGIETPEVRTAAGKSPVGTIKIRAFHQGNQTVIAVSDDGAGIDHEKVKQKALQKGVITPEEAKIMSRQEAYKLLFLPSFSTADEIDDIKGRGVGMNVVQNDIHEIRGTVTTDSVLGKGTTFTIRLPLTLSICKALCCISNKSRIAFPMDGVEDTIDIPVTDVQKDADGQSFIWWRETVLPFRTLQEILVFNRHIARGNVYSNTRDDDTISVVVLRSGNTMVALQIDQVLSEQEIVIKQFEGPTPKPSGVAGATVIGDGRIMPIADVLEIIDIFQGKMSKQIGGGSWQRKTASPVDNAPEVKIDPTVLIVDDSITVRELLSLTFTKAGYRVEQARDGQEAWDKLRSGLPCDIVFCDIEMPRCDGLELLSRIQKDGSLNHLPIAMLTSRGADKHKQMAVQLGASGYFTKPYLEEALLEAASRMLKGEKLVTA, from the coding sequence ATGCAGCCCGAACAACAACAACGGATATTGGGTTACTTCATCGAAGAAGCCAGAGACCACCTAAACACGATTGAACAGGGGTTACTGAACCTACAAGAAACCCTTAATGATCCAGAAATGATCAACGAAGTCTTCCGCGCTGCTCACTCCATTAAAGGAGGGGCGGCTATGCTGGGATTGAGTAGTATTCAGCATACGTCTCACAGGCTGGAAGATAGTTTTAAAGTTCTTAAAGAGCAACGAGTTGACGTTGACCAAAAACTAGAGTCTTTGTTTCTGAGTGTGTCTGATACTTTAAAAGCTTTGTTGGATAATTTGGGTAGTCCCTTTGGTTTGTCAGAGGAAACTGCAAATACTTTGATGACCGCAACTGAACCGCTGTTTGCAGAACTAAATCAGCATCTAGAAAAACTTTTACAATCAGGAGTTGGATCTGTACCGACACCACCACCAAAACAGGATGTTGTACCTCCAGTAAGTACCCAAAAACCGCCAGTAGCCAGCCAAAATAATTGGTCAGATTTTCAAAGTCACGTCCTACAATCCCTGCGGGAAATGCTGCAACTTTTTAAACAAAGTAGCACACCTTCATCTAGGGAAAATTTACAGTCATGCTGTCAGCAATTATTGAAACTTGGTGAAAAATTTAATTTGCCGAATTGGTCTAAATTGTGTCAATCTGCCAATAATGCGATCGCCAATCCTGATAATAGTTATCTCACTTTAGCCAAAATTATTATTACCGAAATCAAACAAGCTCAAGAATTAGTTATTCAAGGTAAAGAAGCAGAAATAACCATTAGTCAAGAATTAGAAGCACTGGAGCTAATTCCAGAACTGGAATTGTTAGAACTAAATTGGGCAGAGGAACAACCACAGCCAATCACAGATGCTAACGATACACTAGAAATACAAGAAGTACATACAGATAATGTACTCGATAACAGCACAATTGTTGCACCAATAGAAGAATTTGACATAGCGGTAGATACAAGCATTCAAGACTTTGATAGCTTGCCAGAAATCGCTAGGGATGACACAGATGTAAATGCTTTTAGTCTCAATTCCTTGTTCACGGAAAACGACGAAGAAATACTCAACTTCAGTGGTGATATTACTAACTTAAATGGACTAGAAGTAGGCATTGCTGAGTTAAATACCCTAGAAGATTTATTTCAAGGCGAGTCTCCTGATTTTGAAACATGGGAACAAGAACAAATACCAGACACTACCATCAATCAATTAGGAACTGGTGATACTCAGGTTGAAGATAGTGATCACGATTTAGCTGAGTTACTGTCATTGGATAATAATATCAGCAGTGAAGAAATACAAAGTCCTGTCAATAATCTTGCAGAAGACTTTATACTATTCGACGAAACCTTTTTAGAAGAAAATTCAGAACTGCAAAATCAAACCATCACTGCTAAAACTCCACCAACTAGCGAACTGCCAACTACTGATATTGATTTCAATTTAGAATTATTCCTACCTGACATTACTGAAGACTTGACGGTTAGTTCTCCATCTGCACCTGAATATGATCTTAATAGCTTCTGGACAGAAATGGATTCAGAACCAGCACAGTTAAATGCTGCTGAATTAGAACAGGATGTGGCTAAGGAATTAGAAGAAAGTTTATTTGCCGGTTTTGGGCAAACTGTAGCTGATAGTCAGCATTCATCTAACCTCAACTTTTATTTAGAAGACTTTGATTTTACTGAAAACCAACAACAAGAGATAGGAGATTCCTGGTTGACATCAGGTGGAGATGATTTATTTGCTGATTTAGCAAATTCTCATTCCACTTCTCCCACAGCAGATAATGATCAGGTGTTATTGCCGGAAATTGATAGCTTCTCTCAACAACCAGCAGCAATGAATTTGATAGCAGAATTTACCGTTCCATCTGCTCAGACAAATGCTGATTTGGAATTGGATATAGAATTGGATATATTTGCTGGTTTTGATGACAATAGCAATGATGATGTATCACTTTCCTGGGAGAAGATCACAGTAATTCAGTCAATTGAAGATCACCAGGAAACCACAAAGACAACTATCAATGATTTCCATCTTATTGAGGAAAAACAGCCAGAGCTATTAGAGCAGGATGTAAGTGAAAATCTGGGGATAGACATTGATCTTTGCTTAGATATTGATTTACCAGAATTGGGTTTAGAACAAGAAGAAATCACAACAGATGTCTTTGATCAACCCCCTCTAACGCTACCTCTAACACTAGAAGCAGCAAATTCTCAACTATTAGAGTTAGAAAGTACAGCCACAAATACAGCGGAAAATGCAGTAGATGAACTGGCAGAATTAGAAGTATTCAATACTTCACAAAATGCAGTAGATGAACTGGCAGAATTAGAAACCACAGCCACAAATACTTCGGAAAATGCAGTAGATGAATTTGCAGAGTTAGAAGCATTACTCGATGAGGAAAAATTAGAAACACCCAATCCAGACTCCATTCCAGACGCGGATTTTGCGGCTTTAGAAGCATTACTGGGTACAGATATTGCTCCAGTAGCAGAGATACCACAAACGCCACCAAAACTGAGTCAACCTGTGGCTACAAAAGCTGAAAATATAGCTGCGTCTTCAGACATACCTGATGAATTTAAAGACTTGGAGGAATTACTTAAAGAAGTAGATCAAACAATCAACGCTACCGGAAGAAATGTAAAATCCAACACCAGCAAAGTGCCACGTCCGGCTACTCGTCGTGTTCGAGAAGAAAGTATGAAGATTCCAGTCAAGCAACTGGATGAAATGAGTAACTTAGTTGGGGAGTTGGTGGTTAATCGCAATACCTTAGAACAGGATCATGAGCGTCTGCGACAATCATTAGATAACTTATTGATTCAAATTCAACATCTTTCCGATGTGGGCGCAAGGATGCAAGAGTTATACGAGCGATCGCTCTTGGAAGCTTCACTATTGAAGAGTCGCAGAGCCAGAGAAAAAGGTGACAACAGTTCCAATGATCGGGGTTTTGCCTCGGAAGAAATGGACGAGTTTACCGAATTTCACTTACTTGCTCAAGAAACCATAGAATACATTGTGAGAGTTCGGGAGTCAGCCAGCGACATTGACTTTGTTACCGAAGAAACCGAGCGAGTAGCGCGACAGTTCCGTCAAGTCACCAGCCAACTACAAGAAGGAATCACCAAGGCGCGAATGGTGCCTTTTGCTCAAGCTGTTGAACGCTTGCGTCGAGGAGTGCGGGATAACGGCATCAAGTATGGCAAACAAGTAGAACTGATGACAGAAGGGGCAGATACATTAGTTGACAAGATGATTTTGGATCATCTGACAGACCCCCTCACCCATATGCTCAATAATGCGATCTCTCACGGTATTGAAACTCCAGAAGTTCGCACAGCTGCGGGTAAATCACCTGTGGGAACAATCAAGATCCGCGCTTTCCACCAAGGTAATCAAACTGTAATTGCTGTCAGTGATGACGGTGCCGGTATTGATCACGAAAAGGTAAAACAGAAGGCACTGCAAAAAGGTGTGATTACACCAGAAGAAGCAAAAATCATGTCTCGCCAAGAAGCTTATAAACTTTTGTTTCTGCCCAGTTTCAGCACCGCCGATGAAATTGATGATATTAAAGGCCGGGGCGTGGGTATGAACGTAGTTCAAAACGATATTCACGAAATTCGGGGAACTGTCACCACTGATTCGGTACTAGGCAAAGGAACTACCTTTACTATTCGCTTACCACTCACCCTGAGTATTTGTAAAGCTCTCTGCTGTATTTCCAACAAGTCAAGAATTGCCTTCCCAATGGATGGTGTGGAAGACACAATAGATATACCCGTTACAGATGTTCAGAAAGATGCTGACGGACAATCATTTATTTGGTGGCGGGAAACAGTCCTACCCTTCCGAACTTTACAGGAAATTTTGGTTTTCAATCGTCATATTGCTCGCGGTAATGTCTATAGCAACACGCGAGATGATGACACGATTTCTGTCGTCGTCCTGCGCTCAGGTAATACAATGGTCGCTCTCCAGATTGACCAAGTGTTAAGCGAACAGGAAATTGTAATTAAGCAATTTGAAGGACCTACACCTAAACCCAGTGGTGTTGCTGGTGCTACAGTTATCGGTGATGGTCGCATTATGCCTATTGCCGACGTTTTAGAAATTATTGACATCTTCCAAGGTAAGATGTCTAAACAAATTGGTGGTGGCTCTTGGCAACGGAAAACGGCTTCTCCTGTAGATAACGCTCCAGAGGTGAAGATTGATCCGACAGTGTTAATTGTCGATGACTCTATTACTGTCCGGGAATTACTGTCTCTCACTTTTACCAAAGCTGGTTATCGTGTTGAACAAGCCCGTGATGGTCAAGAAGCATGGGATAAGCTGCGTTCTGGTTTACCTTGCGATATCGTCTTCTGTGACATTGAAATGCCCCGCTGTGACGGTCTGGAACTGCTCTCCCGTATTCAAAAAGACGGTAGCCTTAATCACCTACCTATAGCTATGCTCACTTCCAGAGGTGCAGACAAACACAAACAAATGGCTGTTCAACTCGGTGCTAGTGGTTACTTTACTAAACCATATCTAGAAGAAGCACTATTAGAAGCCGCTTCTCGGATGCTCAAAGGTGAGAAGTTAGTAACGGCTTAG
- the trxA gene encoding thioredoxin yields the protein MTTKKQFNSFEEMLSGSDVPVLVDFYAEWCGPCQMMGPILEQVNVQLKDRLRIVKIDTEKYTQLASQYQIAALPTLVLFKNGQPVDRIEGVLQAPQLIQHLQTLV from the coding sequence ATGACAACTAAAAAGCAGTTTAACAGCTTTGAAGAAATGCTCTCTGGTTCAGATGTACCAGTGTTAGTAGACTTTTACGCTGAATGGTGTGGTCCCTGTCAGATGATGGGTCCAATTTTAGAACAAGTTAATGTGCAATTGAAAGACCGTTTACGAATCGTTAAAATTGACACCGAAAAATACACTCAATTAGCTAGTCAATATCAAATTGCTGCTTTACCAACCTTGGTATTATTTAAGAATGGTCAACCAGTAGATAGAATTGAAGGTGTACTGCAAGCACCCCAATTAATTCAACATCTGCAAACACTGGTTTAA
- a CDS encoding prolyl oligopeptidase family serine peptidase, whose amino-acid sequence MSKSQSPLTYPTISKSSQTDNYHGTIVADPYRSLEDPDAEITTAWVTAQNKVTFSYLNEIPARETIKQRLTKLWDYEKYGIPFKEGENYFYFKNDGLQNQSVLYTLPSLDAEPRVLLDPNKLSEDGTVALSGIAISENGKLLAYGLSSSGSDWQEWKVRDIATGEDLPDHLQWIKFSSASWTHDHQGFFYSRYDQPNEKTKLEDVNYYQKLYYHKLGTSQSEDILIYHRLDQKEWGFSGDVTEDGKYLIISVWLGTDSRKLVFYKDLTKPNSEVVELINQFEANYSFIDHDDAVFYFRTDLNAPRGRVIAIDTKNPASENWKEIITQSTEKLDDVGILNNQFVADYLQDAYSKIKIFDLQGNFIREVELRGIGSVGGFSGKRKDAETFYSFTSFTTPGTIYRYDMKTGKSEIFRQPKVDCNPDEYEIKQVFYQSKDGTQIPMFITHKKGIELDGNNPTYLYGYGGFNVSLTPNFSVSLLVWMEMGGVYAVPNLRGGGEYGEEWHQAGMKEKKQNVFDDFIAAAEWLISNNYTQPQKLAIGGGSNGGLLVGACMTQRPELFAAALPAVGVMDMLRFHQFTIGWAWVAEYGSSENAEEFQTLYAYSPLHNLKPGTAYPATLITTADHDDRVVPAHSFKFAATLQECHVGDVPVLIRIETKAGHGAGKPTAKIIEEAADKWGFLVRVLGFEV is encoded by the coding sequence ATGTCAAAATCTCAATCACCTCTTACCTATCCCACCATCAGTAAAAGCAGCCAAACAGATAATTATCACGGTACTATAGTTGCCGATCCTTACCGTTCCTTAGAAGACCCAGATGCAGAAATCACAACAGCTTGGGTGACAGCACAAAACAAAGTTACTTTTAGCTATTTAAACGAAATTCCAGCAAGAGAAACAATTAAACAACGTCTCACAAAATTGTGGGATTATGAAAAATATGGTATTCCCTTCAAAGAAGGTGAAAACTACTTTTATTTCAAAAATGATGGACTACAAAATCAAAGTGTTCTCTATACTCTCCCTAGTTTAGATGCAGAACCGAGAGTATTACTAGACCCTAATAAACTTTCTGAAGATGGAACAGTTGCCCTTTCTGGAATTGCTATTAGTGAAAATGGTAAACTTTTAGCTTACGGTTTATCTAGCTCTGGTTCAGATTGGCAAGAATGGAAAGTTAGAGATATTGCTACAGGTGAAGATTTACCAGATCATCTACAATGGATTAAATTTTCCAGTGCATCTTGGACACATGATCATCAAGGTTTTTTCTATAGTCGTTATGATCAACCTAATGAAAAAACTAAATTAGAAGATGTTAATTATTATCAAAAACTTTATTACCATAAACTTGGTACATCTCAATCAGAAGACATTTTAATTTATCATCGTCTTGATCAAAAAGAATGGGGTTTTAGTGGTGATGTAACAGAAGATGGCAAATATTTGATAATTTCTGTTTGGTTGGGAACTGATTCCAGAAAGTTGGTTTTTTACAAAGATTTGACTAAACCAAATTCTGAAGTAGTTGAATTAATCAATCAATTTGAGGCAAATTACAGCTTTATTGATCATGATGATGCTGTATTTTATTTTCGCACTGATTTAAACGCCCCTAGAGGTCGAGTTATTGCCATTGATACGAAAAATCCAGCTTCAGAAAATTGGAAAGAAATTATTACCCAATCCACAGAAAAATTAGATGATGTGGGCATTTTAAATAATCAATTTGTGGCTGATTATCTGCAAGATGCCTATAGCAAAATTAAAATCTTTGACTTACAAGGTAATTTTATCAGAGAAGTAGAATTACGGGGAATTGGTTCTGTTGGTGGTTTTAGTGGTAAACGGAAAGATGCGGAAACTTTTTATAGTTTTACCAGCTTTACCACACCAGGAACTATCTACCGCTATGATATGAAAACAGGTAAAAGTGAAATTTTCCGCCAGCCAAAGGTAGATTGTAATCCTGATGAGTATGAGATTAAACAGGTATTTTATCAAAGTAAAGACGGTACACAAATACCGATGTTTATTACCCATAAAAAGGGTATAGAATTAGATGGAAATAACCCCACTTATCTCTATGGATATGGTGGTTTTAATGTTTCACTAACACCTAATTTTTCTGTTAGTTTGTTGGTATGGATGGAAATGGGGGGAGTTTATGCAGTACCTAATTTGCGCGGTGGTGGTGAATATGGAGAAGAATGGCATCAAGCAGGAATGAAAGAGAAAAAACAAAATGTTTTTGATGATTTTATTGCTGCTGCGGAATGGTTAATTAGTAATAATTACACCCAACCCCAAAAATTAGCTATTGGTGGTGGTAGTAATGGCGGTTTGTTGGTGGGTGCTTGTATGACGCAACGCCCAGAATTATTTGCTGCTGCTTTACCCGCAGTTGGTGTGATGGATATGTTGCGTTTCCATCAATTTACCATTGGTTGGGCTTGGGTTGCTGAATATGGTTCTTCGGAAAATGCGGAGGAGTTTCAAACTTTATATGCTTATTCTCCGTTGCATAATTTAAAGCCTGGTACTGCTTATCCTGCTACTTTAATTACTACCGCAGATCATGATGATCGGGTTGTTCCTGCCCATAGTTTTAAGTTTGCGGCAACTTTGCAGGAATGTCATGTTGGGGATGTGCCGGTATTGATTAGAATTGAGACGAAAGCGGGACATGGTGCGGGTAAACCGACGGCGAAAATTATTGAGGAAGCGGCGGATAAGTGGGGGTTTTTGGTGAGGGTTTTGGGGTTTGAGGTTTAG
- a CDS encoding DUF433 domain-containing protein, protein MQLEDYFNFLAPDDIRLKGTRVGIETILFDYLFHAKSPEEIAKTYTSLTLEQVYATILYYLHNQQSVDEYIKDWLEWGDKMREEQRRNPNPVVEKLRKLKAEKMLLQNHGA, encoded by the coding sequence ATGCAGCTTGAAGACTACTTTAATTTTCTAGCTCCCGATGATATTAGACTCAAGGGTACAAGAGTGGGAATTGAAACCATTTTATTTGACTATCTTTTCCATGCAAAAAGTCCAGAAGAGATTGCTAAAACCTATACATCACTAACATTAGAACAGGTTTATGCGACAATTCTTTACTATTTGCATAATCAACAATCAGTAGATGAATATATAAAAGATTGGTTAGAATGGGGTGATAAAATGAGAGAAGAACAACGTCGCAATCCTAACCCTGTTGTGGAAAAATTACGTAAGTTAAAAGCTGAAAAAATGTTGTTGCAAAATCATGGTGCTTAA